The Erwinia sorbitola nucleotide sequence CCAGGTGGAGAACAGCTTTACCCAACCTAACGCGGCAGTGAACGTGAAGATGCTGGAGTGGGCGCTGGATGCAACGCAGAATTCTCGCGGAGATCTGTTGGAGCTGTACTGCGGTAACGGCAACTTCTCACTTGCGCTGGCCCGCAATTTCCGCCGGGTGCTGGCAACGGAAATCGCCAAACCTTCAGTTGCATCAGCGCAGTACAATATTGCCGTCAACCAGATCGATAACGTACAGATTATCCGTATGGCGGCTGAAGAGTTTACTCAGGCAATGAAGGGTGAAAGAAGCTTCAGACGGCTGGAGGGTGTCGATCTGACGAGCTATGAGTGTGAGACCATTTTCGTTGACCCGCCACGCAGCGGCCTGGATGACGAAACGGTGAAGATGGTGCAGGCCTATCCGCGTATCCTCTATATCTCCTGTAACCCGGCAACGCTGTGCGACAATCTCGCCACGTTATCGGCCACTCATACGATTACGCGCCTGGCGCTGTTCGACCAGTTTCCGTATACCCATCATATGGAGTGCGGCGTGTTGCTGACCCGCCGCTAAAAGAGTGCGGGCGATGATAAGTCGCCCTGCTTTACCTTACTTAAGCGCGACGTGCGCGCCACTTCATCGCAATCCAAAGCGCCACGACCACCATCAGGATGGTTGGCACAAAGTTGGAGCCAATTTCAGGATACTCTGCCCTGACTATTGCGCTGTACACCAGGATCCCCAACAGGAAAAAGGCGGCGGCCAGCGATGGCATGCCATCCGGCATGGCACGGTTAAGATAACGTTGATGCAGGCACCAGGCAGACAGGCCCAGTGCAATAAGAGGGAAAACAGAGAATGGTACCAAAGCGCTAAACAGCGCTGAAAACGAACCATTAATCGACAGCCCGGTAAGAAACATCAGCAGCAGAGTTCCTTTATCACGGCCAGTAGCTAAATTCATTTCACCCCCTTGCGCCTGTTCCAGTAGGCTATTCTATTCTCTAGATTCCAGCGTAACCGCCAGCTTCTCCTGCTCACGACGATACCAGTAATATGCCCCTTTCGAGATCATACGCAGTTGCAGCACCAGCCGTTCTTCCAGCTGACGCCGTTGATCGACGTCGATATCCAGCGCTTCAGCGCCAGCGTTAAACACGATAATTACCATCGCTTCTGCCTGCGCCTCAGTGAAACTGCGCGGCATACGGTTTTCAATTTCAAGGTAGTCGGCCAGTTCAGCAATAAAGTGCTGAATTTCACGGGCAACGGCGGCACGAAACGCCGATGACGTACCGGATCGCTCACGCAGTAACAGCCGAAATGCATTAGGGTTATTGCCAATGAACTCCATAAAGGTAGAGACCGATGTGCGGATAACGCTGCCACCTTTAGCAATACGCTGACGCGCCTGCCTCATCAGCTGGCGTAACATCAGGCCACTTTCGTCCACCATTGTTAACCCTAACTCATCTACATCACGAAAATGACGATAAAATGACGTAGGGGCAATTCCAGCCTCCCTGGCAACTTCCCGCAAACTGAGGCTGGCAAAACTACGCTCGGCACTTAGCTGACTAAATGCTGCTTCAATAAGTGAACGCCGTGTACGTTCTTTTTGCTGCGCTCTGACGCCCATTTTTGTGCCTGTTTAGCCTGCGAGTAGGCACTATAACAAAAATTTCAGCGTACAGTGGGCCAAACTTTGTGAACGTCTGTTAGACAATGTGCCGCTATCGCGAAACATTACTTAAAAGCTTAATTCGAGGTTTGAAAGAAAACAGCACGGTTAGAATTGGGAACTGAGGCACGAGATGTTAGAATCTCGTTGTAAAATTGTTTTAGAAAATAGGACGTATTGGTATGCAACAGTCTTATGATTACGACGCCATAGTGATTGGTTCCGGCCCTGGCGGTGAAGGTGCCGCAATGGGGTTGGTAAAACAGGGGGCGCGCATAGCCGTTATCGAGCGCTACCACAACATTGGCGGTGGATGTACACACTGGGGAACAATCCCGTCGAAAGCGCTGCGCCATGCCGTCAGCCGCATTATCGAGTTCAACCAGAACCCACTTTACAGCGACCATACACGTCTTCTGCGTTCTTCTTTTGCCGATATTCTGAATCACACTGAAAATGTCATCAGCCAGCAAACCCGTATGCGTCAGGGTTTCTATGAACGTAACCATTGTGAACTGTTCCAGGGTGATGCGCGTTTTATCGATGCTAACACCATCGAAATCAAGAGCCAGGATGGCACTGTTGAGCGCCTGACAGCAGGCAAATTTGTTATCGCCTGCGGCTCACGTCCTTATCACCCGCCTGATGTCGACTTTACCCATCCACGCATCTACGACAGCGACTCCATCCTCAACCTGCATCATGAACCGGAACATGTGATTATCTATGGTGCCGGAGTGATTGGCTGCGAATATGCGTCGATTTTCCGTGGTTTGTCGGTCAAGGTTGACCTGATCAATACCCGTGACCGTCTGCTGGCCTTCCTTGACCAGGAAATGTCAGATTCACTTTCCTATCATTTCTGGAATAGCGGTGTGGTAATCCGCCACAACGAAGAGTTTGAAAGAATTGAAGGGGTGACAGATGGAGTCATTATGCATCTGAAATCCGGTAAAAAGCTGAAGGCAGACTGCCTGCTCTATGCGAACGGCCGTACCGGTAATACCGATTCACTGGGGCTGGAGAGCGTAGGTCTGGAAGCCGATGGGCGTGGCCTGCTGAAAGTTAACAGCATGTACCAGACTGCACAGCCGCATATCTACGCGGTGGGCGATGTTATCGGCTATCCGAGTCTGGCGTCAGCCGCTTACGATCAGGGGCGCATTGCTGCACAGGCGATGATAAAAGGTGAAGCCACGGCTCATCTGATTGAAGACATTCCTACCGGTATCTATACCATTCCGGAAATCAGCTCAGTCGGTAAAACCGAGCAGCAGCTAACGGCGATGAAGGTGCCATATGAGGTGGGCCGGGCGCAGTTCAAACATCTCGCGCGCGCGCAGATTGTCGGTATGAACGTCGGTAGCCTGAAAATCCTGTTCCACCGCGAAACCAAAGAGATCCTCGGGATTCACTGCTTTGGTGAGCGCGCCGCCGAAATTATTCATATCGGTCAGGCGATCATGGAACAGAAAAACGGTGGCAACACGATTGAATACTTTGTGAATACCACCTTTAACTACCCGACGATGGCGGAAGCCTACCGGGTCGCCGCGCTGAACGGTTTAAACCGGCTCTTTTAAGCGATCCATCACCACGCGCATATGCTCGCGGATTGCCTCTGCCAGCTGCTCATAACGGCCACGCAGAGGTGAACCC carries:
- the fabR gene encoding HTH-type transcriptional repressor FabR; amino-acid sequence: MGVRAQQKERTRRSLIEAAFSQLSAERSFASLSLREVAREAGIAPTSFYRHFRDVDELGLTMVDESGLMLRQLMRQARQRIAKGGSVIRTSVSTFMEFIGNNPNAFRLLLRERSGTSSAFRAAVAREIQHFIAELADYLEIENRMPRSFTEAQAEAMVIIVFNAGAEALDIDVDQRRQLEERLVLQLRMISKGAYYWYRREQEKLAVTLESRE
- a CDS encoding YijD family membrane protein, producing the protein MNLATGRDKGTLLLMFLTGLSINGSFSALFSALVPFSVFPLIALGLSAWCLHQRYLNRAMPDGMPSLAAAFFLLGILVYSAIVRAEYPEIGSNFVPTILMVVVALWIAMKWRARRA
- the trmA gene encoding tRNA (uridine(54)-C5)-methyltransferase TrmA; the encoded protein is MTPEQLPVEHYDDQLSEKVTRLTSMMSAFNAPDVEVFRSPVSHYRMRAEFRIWHDGDDLYHIIFDQETRERIRVDSFPAASELINRLMPRLIDAVRDQRTLRFKLFQIDYLSTVSGQIVVSLLYHRKLDEEWQQAATLLRDTLRAEGFDLHLIGRATKTKICLDQDFVDERLTVDGREMVYRQVENSFTQPNAAVNVKMLEWALDATQNSRGDLLELYCGNGNFSLALARNFRRVLATEIAKPSVASAQYNIAVNQIDNVQIIRMAAEEFTQAMKGERSFRRLEGVDLTSYECETIFVDPPRSGLDDETVKMVQAYPRILYISCNPATLCDNLATLSATHTITRLALFDQFPYTHHMECGVLLTRR
- the sthA gene encoding Si-specific NAD(P)(+) transhydrogenase; the protein is MQQSYDYDAIVIGSGPGGEGAAMGLVKQGARIAVIERYHNIGGGCTHWGTIPSKALRHAVSRIIEFNQNPLYSDHTRLLRSSFADILNHTENVISQQTRMRQGFYERNHCELFQGDARFIDANTIEIKSQDGTVERLTAGKFVIACGSRPYHPPDVDFTHPRIYDSDSILNLHHEPEHVIIYGAGVIGCEYASIFRGLSVKVDLINTRDRLLAFLDQEMSDSLSYHFWNSGVVIRHNEEFERIEGVTDGVIMHLKSGKKLKADCLLYANGRTGNTDSLGLESVGLEADGRGLLKVNSMYQTAQPHIYAVGDVIGYPSLASAAYDQGRIAAQAMIKGEATAHLIEDIPTGIYTIPEISSVGKTEQQLTAMKVPYEVGRAQFKHLARAQIVGMNVGSLKILFHRETKEILGIHCFGERAAEIIHIGQAIMEQKNGGNTIEYFVNTTFNYPTMAEAYRVAALNGLNRLF